In one Hyphomicrobium sp. 99 genomic region, the following are encoded:
- a CDS encoding formate dehydrogenase subunit delta has protein sequence MANQITDYFSVYPKPEAIDGIAKHIHASWEPRMRNALKAHIDAGGAGLSPLFLEAMADYFKGPKSPVKPAAAATKSEKATAARSS, from the coding sequence ATGGCCAATCAAATAACGGACTACTTCTCCGTCTACCCGAAACCTGAAGCCATCGACGGCATCGCCAAGCACATCCATGCATCGTGGGAGCCGCGCATGCGCAATGCTCTGAAGGCCCACATCGATGCCGGCGGCGCGGGCTTGTCGCCGTTGTTTCTGGAAGCGATGGCCGATTACTTCAAAGGCCCGAAGAGCCCGGTAAAGCCGGCGGCGGCCGCGACGAAGTCAGAAAAGGCCACTGCCGCTCGCAGCTCCTGA
- a CDS encoding SDR family NAD(P)-dependent oxidoreductase codes for MYMDRVGASVESEVSSELARARILITGLTGVAGVDVARAFADLKARLVVHTTDLSPELVELAALLTQSASEIRLHTLDISNADCAAKFAQTSAQTYGGLDVAINMTSISSTEIQSLRADGDLEALVSAKLAPLAQLTRVIANRMCVVLSEGMVLNVLKMPEPQDRRTAAVAGFARTALAAMIANEAREWGGKGIRINGVGPRAFYDGSRSGAYLTNEPDVATLALHLASRRGRSLSGHVFDAGGPEF; via the coding sequence ATGTACATGGATCGAGTGGGTGCCAGCGTCGAAAGTGAAGTCTCGAGTGAACTTGCGCGGGCGCGCATCCTGATCACGGGTCTCACGGGCGTAGCAGGCGTTGACGTTGCACGCGCGTTCGCGGATCTGAAAGCGCGCCTTGTTGTCCATACGACCGACCTTTCCCCCGAACTGGTCGAACTGGCCGCGCTGTTGACGCAAAGCGCCAGCGAAATTCGCCTCCACACGCTCGACATATCAAATGCCGATTGCGCCGCGAAATTCGCGCAGACGTCGGCCCAGACCTACGGCGGCCTCGATGTCGCAATCAATATGACGTCGATCTCCTCCACCGAAATTCAGTCGCTCCGCGCCGACGGCGATCTCGAAGCCCTCGTATCGGCGAAACTTGCCCCGCTCGCCCAGCTGACGCGCGTCATCGCCAACCGCATGTGCGTGGTGCTGAGCGAAGGGATGGTCTTGAACGTTCTGAAAATGCCCGAGCCCCAGGATCGCCGCACCGCCGCTGTTGCCGGTTTCGCGCGCACCGCGCTCGCTGCAATGATTGCTAACGAAGCCCGCGAATGGGGCGGCAAAGGCATCCGCATCAACGGCGTCGGTCCGCGGGCCTTCTATGATGGCAGCCGCTCCGGCGCGTACCTTACCAATGAGCCCGACGTTGCGACGCTGGCGCTCCATCTCGCATCGCGCCGTGGACGTTCGCTTTCGGGCCACGTCTTCGACGCTGGTGGCCCCGAATTCTAA
- a CDS encoding LysR family transcriptional regulator: MDIRQLQYLVALAREKHFTRAAQACNVTQPTLSGRIRQLELELGVPIVERGQRYQGLTQEGERVLKWAQLILNNWASMHQELAHLAISDFGLTGRLTLGAIPSALPMIPYLTRDVQRLHPQINFTIMSMSSEEILRGLEEYSIDAGISYLDNEPINGLIATPLYSEHYCLFIPDGHPLADRETVTWREAAELPLGLLTSNMQNRRIIDRAFHDAGCRPSPALETNSVINLYSNVRLMQLASVMPHYLLELLGSDSGLKAIPLVEPKVAHSVGLVTQDRDPVAPLVRAFQAAAAKFSVNIISS; the protein is encoded by the coding sequence ATGGACATCCGGCAGCTTCAATATCTCGTCGCCCTCGCACGCGAAAAACATTTCACGCGTGCGGCCCAGGCGTGCAACGTCACGCAACCGACGCTCTCAGGGCGTATCCGCCAGCTCGAGCTTGAGCTTGGCGTGCCGATCGTGGAGCGCGGTCAGCGTTATCAGGGGCTGACCCAGGAGGGAGAGCGCGTTCTCAAGTGGGCGCAACTCATCCTCAACAACTGGGCCTCGATGCACCAGGAGCTGGCCCACCTCGCAATAAGTGACTTCGGCCTGACCGGCAGGCTGACGCTCGGCGCCATACCGTCCGCGTTGCCTATGATCCCCTACCTGACGCGGGACGTCCAACGCCTGCATCCGCAGATCAACTTCACGATCATGTCCATGAGCTCGGAAGAAATTCTGCGCGGGCTCGAGGAATATTCGATCGACGCCGGCATTTCCTATCTCGACAACGAACCGATCAACGGCCTCATCGCGACGCCTCTCTATTCCGAACACTACTGTCTCTTCATCCCCGACGGCCACCCCCTGGCCGATCGTGAGACCGTGACTTGGCGCGAAGCGGCCGAATTGCCCCTCGGACTGCTGACGTCGAACATGCAGAACAGGCGAATCATCGACCGGGCTTTTCACGATGCCGGATGCCGCCCCTCGCCCGCACTCGAAACCAACTCGGTGATCAATCTTTATTCAAATGTCAGGCTGATGCAGCTCGCCAGCGTGATGCCTCATTATCTCTTGGAGCTGCTCGGCAGCGACTCCGGACTGAAGGCCATCCCCCTGGTAGAACCCAAAGTCGCTCACAGTGTTGGGCTGGTTACACAGGATCGCGATCCTGTCGCACCCCTCGTCCGCGCCTTTCAGGCGGCTGCCGCCAAATTTTCAGTAAACATTATTTCTTCATGA
- a CDS encoding EAL domain-containing protein produces the protein MTKQDNSKPQASVAPLDIAAPSQALGPAPLSGPAAPTTGDATETPPEQQSRDGLILVSILIVSAAIAMMCFAQIGLSLPVSLATGAVVLALSMLVHKQVQKSAQIAQLKAELAQTRHDAKPNEVKAKAAPARPTAAATVSPVPGPPVAPVSSTPEARIRELSRDIGNLVPRPEAASPAQPVSAPQPQQKPVAADHPTARPLASADIMSGADKSGRPAPRAFMQPAGQPFLEVPVKAPLTPPSEAKDRPTFSAPVADRPAPEAGRERWSFRRRVDAQPQQPQAKGLTPPPSWSPAIDATLPSNTAMTIEGDLELVQRKIKELADEVNAAEAMRAPKPVRGNDRAKSPSSALEDSIGALRAVANTMRQRPSFGDFVPALDTAASKPMSAPATTPAPAPAATSAPAPAPAPTPAPAFVPPAATEPSPAPSQGLGELIIPATAERIAGFEPEEELSAEEGFEEPSFEEPARVKAEEALPLPELTLPELPILEFAAEAAPTPELPPRAAAIARAIEDEMLDVMLGPIVTLAEHSVGHYEMTTNLRSPGGDVLELNEDDFALIGELDSRFDIERLNRAAALAARMDARDRGGLLLTNFLGSSVTSRAFLESFAHTYEARPRIAAQLVLTFSQHSLDSLTPAAWQALRDMNSFGFRFALDQVEHMGTDFATLQQTGFQFVRVAAQTLLSGMTARDRFVPADEILQRATLAGLSVIASGITDAATQKRLLEAGVLLGQGPLFGAPRQVNVNGGGAPANHSAAA, from the coding sequence ATGACAAAGCAGGACAATTCAAAGCCGCAGGCCAGTGTCGCTCCGCTCGACATCGCTGCGCCGTCGCAGGCTCTCGGACCCGCTCCACTGTCGGGGCCCGCTGCGCCTACAACCGGTGATGCAACCGAGACGCCGCCCGAGCAACAATCGAGGGACGGCCTCATCTTGGTTTCTATCCTGATCGTTTCGGCGGCGATTGCCATGATGTGCTTTGCACAGATTGGTCTTTCGCTGCCCGTTTCGCTCGCCACGGGCGCCGTCGTACTGGCGTTGTCGATGCTGGTTCACAAGCAGGTTCAGAAATCCGCGCAGATTGCGCAGCTCAAAGCCGAGCTTGCGCAGACGCGTCACGATGCGAAGCCGAATGAGGTGAAGGCGAAGGCCGCGCCGGCGCGTCCGACCGCTGCTGCCACCGTGTCTCCCGTACCTGGGCCTCCCGTTGCGCCGGTTTCCAGCACGCCGGAAGCGCGGATCCGCGAACTCAGCCGCGATATCGGCAATCTGGTGCCGCGCCCGGAAGCTGCTTCGCCGGCGCAACCCGTCAGTGCACCGCAGCCGCAGCAAAAGCCGGTTGCCGCGGATCATCCGACGGCACGCCCTCTCGCGTCTGCCGACATTATGTCTGGTGCCGACAAGTCAGGACGTCCCGCGCCGCGCGCCTTCATGCAACCGGCAGGGCAGCCGTTCCTCGAGGTTCCTGTGAAAGCGCCGTTGACGCCGCCATCGGAGGCCAAAGACCGTCCGACGTTCTCGGCTCCAGTGGCCGACAGGCCGGCCCCCGAGGCGGGCCGTGAGCGCTGGTCGTTCCGCCGGCGTGTCGACGCGCAGCCACAGCAGCCGCAGGCAAAAGGCTTGACGCCCCCTCCGAGCTGGTCGCCTGCCATAGACGCAACGTTGCCTAGCAATACAGCGATGACGATCGAGGGCGATCTCGAGCTGGTTCAGCGGAAGATCAAAGAACTCGCAGACGAAGTGAACGCCGCCGAAGCGATGCGCGCTCCGAAGCCCGTGCGTGGAAACGACCGCGCGAAGTCGCCCTCAAGCGCGCTTGAGGATTCCATCGGTGCGCTCAGGGCGGTTGCCAACACCATGCGGCAACGTCCTTCGTTCGGCGATTTTGTTCCTGCGCTCGATACGGCAGCGTCGAAGCCGATGTCGGCTCCGGCCACGACTCCTGCACCGGCACCGGCAGCGACGTCCGCCCCGGCACCAGCACCAGCCCCAACACCGGCACCGGCGTTCGTTCCGCCGGCCGCGACGGAGCCGTCACCCGCGCCGTCGCAAGGCCTCGGAGAGCTAATCATTCCGGCGACTGCCGAGCGTATCGCTGGTTTCGAGCCGGAAGAAGAGCTGAGCGCAGAGGAAGGATTCGAAGAGCCGAGTTTCGAGGAGCCAGCGCGTGTCAAAGCAGAAGAGGCGTTGCCGCTTCCCGAACTGACGCTTCCTGAGCTGCCGATTCTGGAGTTCGCGGCCGAAGCGGCGCCGACGCCGGAATTGCCGCCCCGTGCAGCCGCGATTGCGCGCGCGATCGAAGACGAGATGCTGGATGTGATGCTCGGGCCGATCGTTACCCTCGCGGAGCATTCGGTCGGGCATTACGAGATGACGACCAATCTGCGGTCGCCCGGCGGCGATGTTCTGGAATTGAACGAAGACGATTTCGCTTTGATCGGCGAACTCGATTCGCGCTTTGATATCGAGCGTCTCAATCGCGCCGCGGCTCTCGCGGCTCGGATGGATGCTCGCGATCGGGGTGGTTTGCTGTTGACGAACTTCCTCGGATCGTCGGTCACGAGCAGGGCATTCCTTGAATCCTTCGCTCACACCTACGAAGCCCGGCCGAGAATTGCCGCGCAGCTTGTGCTGACGTTCTCTCAGCATTCGCTCGATAGCTTGACGCCGGCCGCATGGCAGGCGCTCCGCGATATGAACTCGTTCGGTTTCCGCTTTGCGCTCGATCAGGTCGAGCACATGGGAACGGACTTCGCGACGCTTCAGCAAACCGGCTTCCAGTTCGTCCGGGTCGCTGCACAAACGCTTCTGAGCGGTATGACGGCTCGCGATCGCTTTGTGCCGGCGGACGAGATCTTGCAGCGGGCGACGCTGGCGGGTCTGTCGGTCATCGCAAGCGGGATTACCGATGCCGCGACGCAGAAGCGTCTGCTTGAAGCGGGCGTTCTGCTTGGCCAGGGACCGCTCTTTGGCGCTCCGCGTCAGGTCAACGTGAATGGCGGCGGTGCGCCCGCCAATCATTCGGCCGCCGCATAA
- the fdhF gene encoding formate dehydrogenase subunit alpha has translation MTLIKEIDYGTPTPEIHEATKMVTLEIDGQEITVAEGTSIMNAAMQLGIQIPKLCATDSLDAWGSCRLCLCEIEGRRGTPASCTTPVAPGIKVQTQNPRLANIRRGVMELYISDHPLDCLTCGANGDCELQDMAGAVGLREVRYGYDGENHVFAKRADGEANDRFKPKDTSNPYFQFDPSKCIVCSRCVRACEEVQGTFALTIDGRGFASHVSAGMDEEFLASECVSCGACVQACPTATLIEKSVLDLGQPEHSVVTTCAYCGVGCSFKAEMRGEEVARMVPYKDGGANEGHSCVKGRFAFGYATHKDRVLTPMIREKITDPWQVVSWDEAINYAAQRLKETQAKYGKDSIGGITSSRTTNEEVYAVQRMVRGAFHTNNIDTCARVCHSPTGYGLKQTFGESAGTQDFKSVDKCDVIMVVGANPTDGHPVFGSRMKKRIREGAKLIVIDPRRTDIVRSAHVEASYHLQLQPSTNVAIMNAIGHVIATENLIDRKFVKRRCEPTDFYRWEEFIKRPENSPEATEVLTGVPAQQVREAARLYATGGNAAIYYGLGVTEHSQGSTMVMAMANIAMATGNIGREGVGVNPLRGQNNVQGSCDMGSFPHELPGYRHVSNADVRSIFEKEWGTKLEGEPGLRIPNMFDAASDGSFRGIFIQGEDIAQSDPNTHHVEHALSSMDIVIVQDLFLNETAAFAHVFLPGTSFLEKDGTFTNAERRINRVRKVMREKQGMPEWEVVSRIATAMGHPMRYNNAAEIMDEIARVTPTFEGVSFARIEELGSIQWPCNDEHPTGTPVMHTEEFTRGKGRFMLTGFVPTAERSNRNFPLILTTGRILAHYNVGAQTRRTDNVAWHPEDILEIHSSDAEMRGIKSGMKVSLASRVGATTLTAKVSDRMPPGVVYTTFHHPVTGANVITTDNSDWATNCPEYKVTAVQVTVSNHPSEWQAEWQERELENKRIAKDKKLEPAE, from the coding sequence ATGACCCTCATCAAAGAGATCGACTACGGCACACCCACGCCCGAGATTCACGAAGCCACCAAAATGGTGACGCTGGAGATCGACGGCCAAGAGATCACGGTTGCCGAAGGCACGTCGATCATGAACGCCGCGATGCAGCTCGGCATCCAGATTCCGAAGCTGTGCGCAACCGATAGCCTCGACGCCTGGGGCTCATGCCGCCTCTGTCTTTGCGAAATCGAAGGCCGCAGGGGAACGCCCGCTTCGTGCACGACGCCTGTCGCGCCCGGCATCAAGGTCCAGACGCAGAATCCGCGCCTCGCCAACATCCGCCGGGGCGTCATGGAGCTTTACATCTCCGATCATCCGCTCGACTGCCTGACCTGCGGCGCCAATGGCGACTGCGAGCTTCAAGATATGGCGGGCGCCGTTGGCCTCCGCGAAGTCCGCTACGGCTACGACGGTGAAAACCACGTCTTTGCAAAGCGCGCCGATGGCGAAGCCAATGACCGCTTCAAGCCGAAGGACACCTCGAACCCCTACTTCCAGTTCGATCCCTCGAAGTGCATCGTCTGCTCGCGTTGCGTCCGCGCTTGCGAAGAAGTGCAGGGCACGTTCGCGCTGACGATCGATGGCCGCGGCTTCGCCTCGCACGTTTCTGCCGGTATGGACGAAGAGTTCCTGGCATCGGAATGCGTGTCGTGCGGCGCCTGCGTTCAGGCCTGCCCGACGGCAACCCTGATCGAAAAGTCCGTGCTCGACCTCGGCCAGCCCGAACACTCCGTCGTGACGACCTGCGCCTACTGCGGCGTCGGCTGCTCGTTCAAAGCCGAAATGCGCGGCGAGGAAGTCGCGCGCATGGTGCCTTATAAAGACGGAGGCGCGAACGAAGGGCACTCCTGCGTCAAGGGTCGTTTCGCCTTCGGCTACGCGACCCACAAGGATCGCGTGCTGACGCCGATGATCCGCGAGAAGATCACCGATCCGTGGCAAGTCGTGTCGTGGGACGAAGCGATCAACTACGCCGCACAGCGCCTGAAGGAAACGCAGGCGAAGTACGGCAAGGATTCGATCGGCGGCATCACGTCGTCACGCACGACGAACGAAGAAGTCTACGCCGTCCAGCGCATGGTCCGCGGCGCCTTCCACACGAACAACATCGACACCTGCGCCCGCGTCTGCCATTCGCCGACCGGCTACGGCCTGAAGCAGACGTTCGGTGAATCCGCCGGCACTCAAGACTTCAAGAGCGTCGACAAGTGCGACGTCATAATGGTCGTCGGCGCCAATCCGACCGACGGTCACCCCGTCTTCGGGTCGCGCATGAAAAAGCGCATCCGCGAAGGCGCAAAACTGATCGTCATCGATCCGCGCCGCACCGACATCGTGCGTTCGGCGCACGTCGAAGCTTCATACCATCTGCAGCTTCAGCCTTCGACCAACGTCGCGATCATGAACGCCATCGGTCACGTCATCGCGACCGAAAACCTGATCGACCGCAAGTTCGTCAAGCGCCGCTGCGAGCCGACCGACTTCTATCGCTGGGAAGAGTTTATCAAGCGGCCGGAAAATTCACCGGAAGCGACGGAAGTGCTCACCGGCGTTCCGGCGCAGCAGGTTCGCGAGGCGGCCCGCCTCTATGCAACCGGCGGCAACGCGGCCATCTACTACGGCCTCGGCGTCACCGAACACAGCCAGGGCTCGACGATGGTCATGGCCATGGCCAACATCGCGATGGCCACCGGCAACATCGGCCGCGAAGGCGTCGGCGTGAACCCGCTGCGCGGTCAGAATAACGTGCAAGGCTCGTGCGACATGGGCTCGTTCCCGCACGAGCTCCCGGGCTACCGTCACGTTTCCAACGCGGACGTTCGCTCCATCTTCGAGAAGGAATGGGGAACCAAGCTCGAAGGCGAGCCGGGCCTGCGCATCCCGAACATGTTCGATGCGGCATCCGACGGCTCGTTCCGCGGTATCTTCATCCAGGGCGAGGACATCGCCCAGTCCGACCCCAACACACACCACGTCGAGCACGCGCTGTCGTCGATGGACATCGTCATCGTGCAGGACCTCTTCCTGAACGAGACGGCAGCGTTCGCGCATGTGTTCCTCCCCGGCACGTCGTTCCTCGAGAAGGACGGCACGTTCACGAACGCCGAGCGCCGCATCAATCGCGTGCGCAAGGTGATGCGCGAGAAGCAGGGCATGCCCGAATGGGAAGTGGTCTCGCGGATCGCGACGGCGATGGGCCATCCGATGCGTTATAACAATGCAGCCGAGATCATGGACGAGATCGCACGCGTCACGCCGACGTTCGAGGGTGTCTCCTTCGCCCGGATCGAGGAACTCGGGTCTATTCAGTGGCCGTGCAACGATGAGCACCCGACTGGCACGCCCGTCATGCACACGGAAGAGTTCACGCGCGGTAAGGGCCGCTTCATGCTGACGGGCTTCGTCCCGACGGCAGAACGTTCCAACCGCAACTTCCCGCTCATCCTGACGACGGGGCGCATCCTGGCGCACTACAACGTCGGCGCCCAGACGCGGCGCACCGACAACGTCGCATGGCACCCCGAGGACATCCTCGAGATCCATTCCAGCGACGCGGAAATGCGCGGCATCAAGTCTGGCATGAAAGTGTCGCTCGCGAGCCGCGTCGGCGCCACGACGCTGACGGCAAAAGTCTCTGACCGCATGCCGCCGGGCGTCGTCTATACGACCTTCCACCATCCGGTGACGGGCGCGAACGTCATCACCACGGACAACTCGGACTGGGCGACCAACTGCCCCGAGTACAAGGTGACGGCGGTGCAGGTGACCGTTTCCAACCACCCGTCCGAGTGGCAGGCGGAGTGGCAGGAGCGCGAACTCGAGAACAAGCGCATCGCCAAGGACAAGAAGCTGGAACCGGCAGAGTAA
- a CDS encoding NAD(P)H-dependent oxidoreductase subunit E yields the protein MAKKAGKQSNGSRVEQFPAPTPAEVAALAVCARHGNKPDELLEIFHDLQHQLGYVPDATLPVIAKALNRSRAEIYGVLTFYHEFKRHPVGKHVVKICRAEACQAMGTDALCQHAERSLRTPLGGTTADGLVTIEQVFCLGNCALSPAIMVGEKLYGKVDPKRFDDIIGGLEKEAAE from the coding sequence ATGGCGAAGAAGGCCGGTAAACAATCAAACGGCTCACGGGTGGAACAATTCCCCGCTCCGACCCCTGCTGAGGTCGCAGCTCTGGCGGTATGTGCGCGCCATGGAAACAAGCCCGACGAGCTTCTCGAGATCTTCCACGACTTGCAGCACCAGCTCGGCTACGTGCCGGACGCCACGCTGCCGGTGATCGCTAAGGCATTAAATCGTTCGCGCGCTGAGATTTACGGCGTCCTGACATTCTACCACGAGTTCAAGCGTCATCCGGTCGGCAAGCACGTCGTCAAGATCTGTCGCGCCGAAGCTTGCCAGGCAATGGGCACCGACGCGCTATGTCAGCACGCTGAGCGATCGCTGCGCACCCCCCTTGGTGGGACCACGGCCGACGGCCTCGTCACCATCGAGCAGGTCTTCTGCCTCGGTAACTGCGCGCTGTCGCCCGCGATCATGGTTGGCGAAAAGCTTTACGGAAAAGTCGATCCGAAACGTTTCGATGATATCATCGGCGGACTCGAGAAGGAGGCCGCGGAATGA
- a CDS encoding NADH-quinone oxidoreductase subunit NuoF: MIKVFVPRDAAALSVGADEVAAAISSEAKKRKLDVEIVRNGSRGMLYLEPLVEVETSNGRVAYGPVAASDVAGLFDAGFLEGKAHALGHGLTEEIPYFKNQERLTFARCGITDPLSIEDYRKHGGYQGLAKALQMKPIDIVTEVTTSGLRGRGGAGFPTGIKWKTVHDLPAGEKYVACNADEGDSGTFADRMLMEGDPFCLIEGMTIAAVAGGAQKGYIYVRSEYPHSVHVLREAIEIARRANWLGDNIQGTNFSFDLFVRMGAGAYICGEETSMLESIEGKRGIVRFKPPIPAIEGLFGKPTIINNVMSFAAVPIIIDKGGEFYRDYGVGRSRGTLAFQIAGNIKQGGLVEKAFGVTTRQLIEDWGGGTATGRPVRAVQVGGPLGAYIPESKFDVPMDYEEFAKVDAMVGHGGLVVFDDTVDMAKQARFAMEFCTIESCGKCTPCRIGSTRGVEVIDKIIDDVDRTKNLALLEDLCVTMADGSLCAMGGLTPFPVMSAVRGFPEDFHKPSPNKFLADAAE, from the coding sequence ATGATCAAGGTTTTCGTACCCCGCGATGCCGCAGCGCTCTCGGTCGGCGCCGATGAAGTTGCAGCCGCTATTTCTTCGGAAGCAAAGAAGCGCAAGCTCGACGTTGAGATCGTCCGCAACGGTTCGCGCGGCATGCTCTATCTCGAGCCGCTCGTCGAAGTGGAAACTTCGAACGGTCGCGTTGCCTATGGTCCCGTCGCGGCAAGCGATGTGGCAGGCCTCTTCGATGCAGGCTTTCTCGAAGGCAAAGCCCATGCGTTGGGCCACGGCCTGACCGAAGAAATTCCCTACTTCAAAAATCAGGAACGGCTGACGTTCGCGCGCTGCGGCATCACCGATCCCCTCTCGATCGAAGATTACCGCAAGCACGGCGGATACCAGGGGCTTGCGAAAGCCCTCCAGATGAAACCGATCGACATCGTCACGGAAGTGACGACCTCGGGCCTTCGCGGCCGCGGCGGCGCGGGCTTCCCGACCGGCATCAAATGGAAGACGGTTCACGATCTTCCTGCCGGCGAAAAGTACGTGGCTTGCAACGCCGACGAAGGCGACAGCGGCACCTTTGCCGACCGCATGCTGATGGAAGGCGATCCATTCTGCCTGATCGAAGGCATGACGATCGCAGCCGTCGCGGGCGGCGCGCAGAAGGGTTACATCTACGTCCGTTCCGAATATCCCCACTCGGTGCACGTTCTGCGTGAAGCCATCGAGATCGCACGTCGCGCCAACTGGCTCGGCGATAATATTCAGGGAACGAATTTCTCGTTCGATCTTTTCGTGCGCATGGGCGCGGGCGCCTACATCTGCGGCGAAGAAACTTCCATGCTCGAAAGCATCGAGGGCAAGCGCGGCATCGTTCGCTTCAAGCCCCCGATCCCCGCGATTGAGGGTCTGTTCGGCAAGCCGACGATCATCAACAACGTGATGAGCTTCGCCGCCGTACCGATCATCATCGACAAAGGCGGAGAGTTCTATCGCGACTACGGCGTCGGCCGCTCGCGTGGCACGCTCGCATTCCAGATCGCCGGCAACATCAAGCAAGGCGGACTTGTCGAGAAGGCCTTCGGCGTCACGACGCGTCAGTTGATCGAAGACTGGGGCGGCGGCACGGCGACCGGCCGTCCGGTACGCGCTGTCCAGGTCGGTGGGCCCCTCGGCGCCTACATCCCGGAATCCAAGTTCGACGTGCCGATGGACTACGAGGAATTCGCCAAGGTTGACGCGATGGTCGGCCACGGCGGTCTCGTCGTGTTCGACGATACGGTCGATATGGCCAAGCAGGCCCGCTTCGCGATGGAGTTCTGCACGATCGAAAGTTGCGGCAAGTGCACGCCCTGCCGCATCGGTTCGACACGCGGCGTCGAGGTGATCGACAAGATCATCGACGATGTCGATCGCACGAAGAATTTGGCCCTGCTCGAAGATCTATGCGTGACGATGGCGGACGGATCGCTCTGCGCAATGGGCGGACTGACGCCGTTCCCGGTCATGAGCGCGGTTCGTGGTTTCCCCGAGGACTTCCACAAGCCGTCACCGAATAAGTTTCTAGCGGACGCTGCAGAGTAA
- the fdhD gene encoding formate dehydrogenase accessory sulfurtransferase FdhD, with amino-acid sequence MNVVPKTVKQPQGGAELCSRPAVGELHAASGTQSVTWQLPEEVPVALQINSEPYTVMMSTPADLRDFATGFLVGEGIVPDPSKIQGILVMPVDGGMAIDVAVPETAIETSRLARRAMEARTGCGLCGVEDIESAVRPLQRLDRKWSPSSEAIRRAELSLFDHQPMNRFNRSVHGAAWVSKDGEIQFVREDVGRHNALDKLIGALYTQGIDRTDGFVLMTSRCSFELVQKSVTAGIVALVTVSAPTALALELAKKADLFLASLGPGGPVIFNR; translated from the coding sequence ATGAATGTCGTGCCGAAAACTGTAAAGCAGCCCCAAGGTGGAGCGGAGCTATGCTCGCGCCCCGCCGTGGGCGAACTGCACGCGGCGTCCGGCACGCAGTCCGTGACATGGCAACTCCCCGAAGAGGTGCCCGTCGCGCTGCAGATCAACTCCGAGCCCTACACGGTCATGATGTCGACGCCGGCGGATCTTCGCGATTTCGCGACCGGCTTTCTCGTCGGCGAAGGCATCGTCCCCGATCCTTCGAAGATCCAGGGCATCCTCGTGATGCCGGTCGACGGCGGCATGGCGATCGACGTCGCCGTGCCTGAGACTGCGATCGAAACATCGCGTCTCGCACGACGCGCCATGGAGGCTCGCACGGGTTGCGGCCTGTGCGGTGTCGAAGATATCGAATCCGCCGTTCGGCCCTTGCAGCGGCTCGACCGGAAATGGTCGCCAAGTTCCGAAGCCATACGGCGCGCTGAGCTTAGCCTCTTCGACCACCAACCGATGAACCGCTTCAACCGGTCGGTTCACGGCGCAGCTTGGGTATCGAAAGACGGCGAGATCCAGTTCGTCCGCGAGGACGTCGGCCGCCACAACGCTCTCGATAAACTTATCGGTGCCCTCTACACGCAAGGCATCGACCGGACGGACGGCTTCGTCCTGATGACCAGCCGCTGCAGCTTCGAACTCGTGCAGAAATCGGTGACCGCAGGCATCGTGGCCCTAGTCACCGTCTCCGCACCGACCGCCCTCGCCCTCGAACTCGCCAAGAAAGCCGATCTCTTTCTGGCGTCTCTCGGACCCGGTGGTCCCGTGATCTTCAATCGCTGA